A stretch of DNA from Oharaeibacter diazotrophicus:
GATATGTCGAAGGCCCTTTCTGTCGATCTTCGGGTTCGTGTTCTGGCGGCGGTCGCGGCGGGAGCGACCCACCGCGAGGCTGCTGAGCGCTTCGGGGTGAGCGCCGCCAACGTGAGCCGTTGGCGGGCGAGGGAACGCGAGCTCGGCGCTCCCCGCCCGAAGGCGCTGGGAGGCGACCGGCGCTCGGATCGGATCGAGGCCCATC
This window harbors:
- a CDS encoding helix-turn-helix domain-containing protein; translation: MSKALSVDLRVRVLAAVAAGATHREAAERFGVSAANVSRWRARERELGAPRPKALGGDRRSDRIEAH